A window of the Helianthus annuus cultivar XRQ/B chromosome 4, HanXRQr2.0-SUNRISE, whole genome shotgun sequence genome harbors these coding sequences:
- the LOC110933685 gene encoding uncharacterized protein LOC110933685, with protein sequence MADYFVEDPKYNEDIFRHRFRMSKRLFLKIVADVEENDPSFVEAPDARGKKGFTPLQKVTSAIKQLAIGNTPDENDEYLHMAERTSRECLEYFCDTVCKIYGPEFLRRPTSHDMALLYQAHEEKHHLPEYRGQYMRGDHRYPTVMLEAVASQDLWFWHAFAGPPGSQNDINVLQQSLLFLTERNGTAPKCPFYVNNHLYKRGYLLVDGIYPSWSVFVKSIPYPHEVNEKKFKRQHEAARKDVERAFGVLKAKWGVLSRPMQARSVKKN encoded by the exons atggcgGATTATTTTGTCGAAGACCCGAAGTACAACGAAGATATCTTTCGGCATAGGTTCCGTATGTCGAAacgtttgtttctaaaaattgtGGCCGATGTGGAAGAGAACGACCCGTCGTTTGTAGAGGCCCCCGATGCGCGAGGTAAGAAGGGCTTTACGCCCTTGCAAAAGGTGACATCGGCTATTAAACAGCTCGCAATTGGAAACACTCCAGACGAGAACGATGAGTACTTGCATATGGCCGAAAGAACTTCCCGCGAGTGCCTAGAATATTTTTGTGACACGGTTTGCAAAATATACGGTCCAGAGTTCTTACGTAGACCGACAAGCCACGACATGGCACTTTTATACCAAGCTCATGAGGAAAAACATCACCTTCCAG AGTATCGAGGCCAATATATGCGAGGAGATCATCGATACCCGACTGTTATGCTCGAAGCGGTTGCTTCTCAAGACTTATGGTTTTGGCATGCTTTTGCCGGTCCACCGGGTTCTCAAAACGATATCAATGTTCTACAACAATCTCTGTTATTTTTAACGGAACGAAATGGAACCGCGCCAAAATGTCCATTTTACGTTAACAACCATTTATACAAACGTGGTTATTTGCTCGTGGATGGAATCTACCCTtcgtggtccgtgtttgtgaagtcgatCCCTTACCCTCACGAAGTAAACGAAAAGAAATTCAAGAGGCAACATGAGGCGGCAAGAAAAGACGtcgaacgggcttttggtgttttgaagGCGAAATGGGGTGTATTGAGTCGACCGATGCAAGCAAGATCTGTTAAAAAAAATTAG